Proteins from a genomic interval of Chitinispirillum alkaliphilum:
- a CDS encoding 1,4-alpha-glucan branching enzyme — MAKAKSRITTDHHEIQRWVEEHNGKPVRVRGTGNGGDPGLLRIDFPGGAGEETFEKIPWEDWFDKFEENHLAFLYQVEKKSGEDSTFFKLVKRK, encoded by the coding sequence ATGGCTAAAGCTAAATCACGAATCACAACAGATCATCATGAAATCCAACGATGGGTTGAGGAACATAATGGCAAACCGGTCAGAGTCAGGGGGACTGGTAATGGGGGCGATCCCGGGCTTTTGAGAATAGATTTTCCAGGAGGTGCTGGTGAAGAGACATTTGAAAAAATCCCCTGGGAAGACTGGTTTGATAAGTTTGAAGAGAATCATCTGGCCTTTCTCTACCAGGTGGAGAAAAAAAGTGGTGAGGACAGTACCTTTTTTAAACTGGTTAAAAGAAAGTAA
- a CDS encoding membrane transport family protein permease, translating to MSNEIINEEILQVIETIVMLFLVILAGYFLRRIKLFDKHSTERLSRFVVDIALPALIFTTLLESIAPQTVLASWYLPIIGIAILLLGIGVGYLLSPFMGMKKQPGRGSAAFSIGTPNWLFIPLPIATALYGVEGERIVLLVNVGALLVFWTVGVWVVKGGKPDFSSVKQLAKNPGLLATIFGIIAALLFPWARELHQFELAETNILLAALSLIIAAVRFIGDVTIPLSMIVTGSMLAVTGPAVAFKGKVLGVSFLRLIALPLITVLIFYLLQLFGIEVEGMLSLTIIIISAMPVAVTCSIVAEKYNGDEILVSSSIFTTTLISVVTVPVIVYLIDLLGI from the coding sequence ATGAGTAATGAAATCATAAACGAAGAGATTCTTCAGGTCATTGAGACCATTGTGATGCTGTTTCTTGTAATTTTGGCAGGATATTTTCTGCGAAGAATAAAACTTTTCGATAAACATTCAACAGAAAGACTCAGTCGTTTTGTTGTTGATATTGCACTTCCAGCACTGATTTTTACCACTTTGCTCGAAAGCATTGCACCTCAGACTGTTCTTGCAAGCTGGTATCTGCCGATTATCGGTATTGCCATTCTTCTTCTGGGTATTGGAGTGGGTTATCTGCTATCTCCTTTTATGGGGATGAAAAAGCAACCGGGTCGGGGTTCGGCAGCCTTTTCGATTGGAACACCGAACTGGCTTTTTATCCCTCTGCCTATTGCAACGGCGCTTTATGGAGTTGAGGGCGAGAGGATCGTACTTTTGGTCAATGTGGGAGCACTTCTTGTTTTCTGGACTGTTGGAGTATGGGTTGTTAAGGGCGGAAAACCAGATTTTTCATCAGTTAAGCAACTGGCTAAAAATCCTGGTCTGCTTGCTACAATTTTTGGCATTATAGCCGCCTTATTATTTCCCTGGGCACGGGAGCTTCATCAATTTGAGCTGGCAGAGACAAATATTTTACTCGCAGCCTTAAGTCTGATCATTGCTGCAGTAAGATTCATAGGGGATGTGACAATACCACTCTCAATGATTGTAACAGGGTCGATGCTTGCGGTCACCGGACCTGCTGTTGCATTCAAGGGAAAAGTGCTTGGAGTATCATTTTTGCGACTCATTGCGCTTCCCCTGATTACAGTTCTCATTTTTTATCTTCTTCAACTTTTTGGAATAGAAGTGGAGGGAATGCTTAGTCTGACCATAATTATCATTTCGGCAATGCCTGTAGCAGTAACCTGCTCCATTGTTGCTGAAAAATATAACGGTGATGAGATTTTGGTATCGAGTTCAATATTCACTACCACACTGATCAGTGTAGTGACTGTTCCGGTTATCGTTTACCTGATAGATCTGTTGGGTATATGA
- a CDS encoding hopanoid biosynthesis associated RND transporter encodes MKLRERFFESLAALLTNHSGKVLVGCLLLTIAMIAAATRLGFKTQIADMMPADIPMIQEYLEIIEDYSSDATVMITIESEDKNTNRMHEVAEDLASRLESVYLVKPSEGVKLSFGQRIALMNGKFPPEISYDTLNLVRRIDYKLDNDFFSEHGMIIQKPNDLENMLTMFGSLDLPDLLENINNNFEQEFIEDSDNLTSLDGEAQAVQGLEGINRFLQSMELFLESGDSAFAAEAVSEFVSGPQYMVSSDNSMLLMMLQPSISFNDFEDIMYLGYRIDDTLSVVGDLYPDIQIGRTGLVMVQIDENNALANDFGWPSLIALGLILVLLIGAFRDWKYPLLTVVALVAGIIWTTGILALVFGYLNVMSAGFGIVLVGLGIDFGIHFISGFRDGREHGKSVGESLSYMYDRVGAGVVTGALTTAIVFFCLQFTQFEAYSQLGVSTGIGIISVLLAQMILLPALIVWDHKGYSVTAGVLNRAKLGFVVAVWSGFWGKVFSFFRLPFFDYVCKPLQFGFLGTSGRLLGKMPVAIGVLAVSAVLMVFSIFGGLNMEWEYDLMKLQPEGTPSMVAQNNIIEKFELSPDYAMVKARDIEECRFLVEEFKRVGNRTGLIGAVDAITEFLPEESTQIENIVIIEEFRENLLNTPTAPAITEQGMQKLKQELIRLHQNIVEIGEMSVMSSGEDNKIIRKCDQIVGRVDEESFVLALADKLPEYTGDLSKIERYQMIASEVLKDRLLTMAGTSIVTLDNLPEDIRKRYVNPNNDDLLITVFPKGYIWDENTLNTFNEQTSGISERITGMPAIIQLLMDLMAEKGRDALIIGAIAIILFLFIDFGSLKFTLLAVIPLAVGAVWMVGLMAASGMKLSIMNFTALPLIIGIGIDDGVHMLHRYRIEGKGSVPVVLRFTGRAILLTSLTTMIGFGSMGLASHVGIAMFGLTLFYGVGACFVSSAYVLPAIITVIEKFSGNKKETPQPKTENISADQRRKECV; translated from the coding sequence ATGAAACTTAGGGAACGTTTTTTTGAATCACTTGCGGCGCTTTTGACAAATCATAGCGGTAAGGTTCTTGTTGGCTGCCTGCTTCTGACAATTGCAATGATTGCTGCGGCTACACGGCTTGGTTTTAAGACCCAGATTGCAGATATGATGCCCGCAGATATTCCTATGATCCAGGAATACCTTGAGATCATTGAGGATTATTCATCCGATGCGACGGTGATGATAACCATCGAAAGTGAAGATAAAAACACAAACCGTATGCATGAGGTTGCCGAGGATCTGGCCTCCCGTTTGGAATCTGTTTATCTGGTCAAGCCGTCAGAGGGAGTGAAACTGTCTTTTGGGCAGAGAATCGCTCTTATGAATGGTAAATTTCCTCCTGAAATCAGTTACGACACGCTCAATCTTGTGCGTCGTATCGATTACAAGCTGGACAATGATTTCTTCAGTGAGCATGGCATGATAATCCAGAAGCCTAATGACCTGGAGAACATGTTGACCATGTTTGGTTCACTTGACCTGCCCGATCTTCTGGAAAATATAAACAACAATTTTGAACAGGAGTTTATCGAAGACTCCGACAATCTGACATCCCTTGACGGTGAGGCACAGGCTGTACAGGGACTCGAAGGAATAAACCGCTTTTTACAAAGCATGGAGCTTTTTCTTGAAAGTGGTGATTCAGCTTTTGCTGCTGAGGCTGTTTCTGAGTTTGTTTCCGGACCACAGTATATGGTTTCTTCTGATAACAGTATGCTTCTTATGATGCTTCAGCCGTCAATAAGTTTTAATGACTTTGAAGACATAATGTATCTGGGATACAGAATTGATGATACACTCAGTGTGGTGGGGGATCTTTACCCGGACATCCAAATCGGCCGTACCGGTCTTGTGATGGTGCAGATAGATGAAAACAATGCATTGGCAAATGATTTTGGGTGGCCAAGTCTAATTGCTCTGGGCCTTATTCTGGTACTTCTCATAGGTGCTTTCCGCGACTGGAAATACCCGCTTTTGACGGTGGTAGCTCTTGTCGCAGGAATTATATGGACCACTGGAATTCTTGCCCTTGTATTTGGATATCTCAATGTGATGTCAGCCGGGTTTGGTATTGTGCTTGTCGGGCTTGGAATCGACTTTGGTATTCACTTTATATCTGGTTTTCGTGATGGAAGAGAGCATGGAAAAAGTGTAGGTGAATCACTTTCCTACATGTACGATAGAGTAGGCGCCGGGGTAGTGACCGGTGCATTGACCACTGCAATTGTTTTTTTCTGTCTGCAGTTCACGCAGTTTGAAGCTTATTCACAATTGGGGGTTTCCACCGGTATAGGAATAATCTCTGTTCTTCTTGCCCAGATGATTCTGCTTCCGGCTCTCATTGTGTGGGATCATAAAGGCTACTCTGTTACTGCCGGTGTTCTAAACCGGGCAAAGCTTGGATTTGTGGTTGCAGTGTGGAGTGGTTTTTGGGGTAAGGTTTTCTCTTTTTTCAGATTACCATTCTTTGATTACGTGTGTAAACCTCTTCAGTTTGGGTTTTTGGGAACTTCGGGAAGGCTGCTTGGTAAGATGCCCGTTGCGATTGGGGTGCTCGCTGTATCAGCAGTACTGATGGTTTTCTCCATCTTTGGCGGGTTGAACATGGAGTGGGAATACGATCTTATGAAACTGCAGCCAGAAGGAACTCCAAGCATGGTCGCACAGAATAACATAATCGAGAAGTTTGAACTGTCCCCTGATTATGCAATGGTAAAGGCTCGCGATATTGAGGAGTGTCGGTTTCTTGTTGAGGAATTTAAGCGGGTCGGCAATCGTACCGGACTAATCGGTGCTGTTGATGCAATTACGGAGTTTCTCCCCGAAGAGTCTACTCAGATTGAAAATATTGTCATAATAGAGGAGTTCAGGGAAAATCTTCTTAACACCCCCACAGCTCCTGCTATAACTGAACAGGGTATGCAAAAACTTAAGCAGGAACTCATCAGACTTCACCAGAACATTGTGGAAATTGGTGAAATGTCGGTAATGTCAAGTGGTGAAGACAATAAGATTATCCGTAAATGTGACCAGATTGTTGGCCGGGTGGATGAAGAGAGTTTTGTCTTGGCCCTTGCAGATAAACTACCGGAATATACTGGTGATTTAAGCAAAATAGAAAGATACCAAATGATAGCTTCGGAAGTTTTAAAGGACAGATTGTTAACCATGGCGGGTACCAGCATCGTGACACTTGATAATCTTCCGGAAGATATCCGTAAACGATATGTTAATCCAAACAATGATGATCTGCTTATAACGGTGTTTCCAAAAGGGTATATCTGGGATGAAAACACTCTTAATACCTTCAATGAGCAGACTTCAGGAATATCTGAGCGCATAACAGGAATGCCCGCAATTATTCAGCTGCTCATGGATCTTATGGCTGAGAAGGGAAGAGATGCATTGATTATCGGAGCAATTGCGATCATACTATTTCTGTTCATTGATTTTGGATCTTTGAAATTCACTCTTTTGGCCGTTATACCACTTGCGGTTGGAGCTGTGTGGATGGTGGGATTGATGGCTGCAAGCGGGATGAAACTAAGCATAATGAATTTTACCGCGCTTCCGCTTATCATCGGTATAGGAATAGATGACGGGGTGCATATGCTTCACAGATACAGAATCGAAGGAAAAGGTTCGGTACCGGTTGTTCTCAGGTTTACAGGGCGTGCAATTCTTCTGACATCCCTTACAACCATGATCGGTTTTGGTTCTATGGGGCTTGCATCACATGTGGGGATTGCAATGTTTGGTCTTACCCTCTTTTATGGGGTTGGGGCATGCTTTGTGAGCAGTGCTTATGTTTTACCCGCGATAATTACAGTTATCGAAAAATTCTCAGGAAATAAAAAAGAAACGCCACAACCAAAAACGGAAAACATTTCAGCTGATCAGAGGAGAAAAGAATGCGTATAA
- a CDS encoding Outer membrane lipoprotein-sorting protein — protein MRIKIMAIIALISLSGFALTVDEILDKVEANQNPQTSRSEMTQRVIQADGRENVSKLVSYSFNRGEKSLMEYVEPARIRGMKILMLNEGDDIWFYSPRTARVRKIASHQKNQSINNSDFSYEDMSAKDMREDYTITLDGEEEKNGVDCYRLVAIPQKEGISYSKVINWIDKERFIPVEVHYFDEDGELWKKLTVDGVKKVGEYWSFEKITMQNVLRGSRTVMEKEKIENDIELDVGMFSERHLSR, from the coding sequence ATGCGTATAAAAATCATGGCCATAATTGCACTGATTTCACTCAGCGGGTTTGCATTAACTGTCGATGAAATACTGGACAAAGTAGAGGCAAACCAGAATCCTCAAACTTCACGCTCTGAAATGACTCAGAGGGTTATACAGGCCGATGGACGGGAGAATGTTTCAAAACTTGTTAGCTACTCGTTTAACAGGGGCGAAAAGTCTCTTATGGAGTATGTTGAACCAGCGCGCATAAGGGGAATGAAAATACTTATGCTTAACGAAGGAGACGATATTTGGTTCTATTCTCCCCGCACTGCACGTGTGAGAAAAATCGCAAGTCACCAGAAAAACCAGTCGATCAATAACAGCGATTTTTCCTATGAAGATATGTCTGCAAAGGACATGAGAGAGGATTACACTATCACCCTTGATGGAGAAGAGGAAAAAAACGGAGTTGACTGCTACAGGCTTGTTGCTATACCTCAGAAAGAGGGTATTTCCTACTCTAAAGTTATCAACTGGATAGATAAGGAAAGATTTATTCCGGTAGAGGTTCATTACTTTGATGAAGATGGCGAGTTGTGGAAGAAACTTACTGTGGATGGAGTAAAAAAGGTAGGGGAGTACTGGAGTTTTGAGAAGATAACGATGCAGAATGTCCTCAGGGGTAGCAGGACCGTTATGGAGAAGGAGAAAATTGAGAATGATATTGAGCTTGATGTGGGGATGTTTTCTGAGCGGCATTTGAGCAGGTAG
- a CDS encoding Transcriptional regulator, GntR family, with product MAFSFSLSNSSGVPYYRQIVNQVTYAVVNGMLKPGERLPTVRQLAVDLQVNLNTIVKAYNELEIRGVINTQQGTGTFVSENRLKIDPKEKEQGLERLCYSFLDEVASLGIHTEEIFSTLERIVNERSLPKKGDKKR from the coding sequence TTGGCATTTTCATTTTCACTCAGCAATTCAAGCGGAGTACCCTATTACCGGCAAATAGTCAATCAGGTCACCTATGCGGTGGTCAACGGTATGCTTAAGCCCGGGGAAAGATTACCCACAGTACGTCAGCTCGCGGTGGATTTACAGGTTAATCTTAACACTATTGTAAAAGCCTATAATGAACTTGAGATAAGGGGTGTAATAAACACCCAGCAGGGTACGGGGACTTTTGTTTCCGAAAACCGGTTGAAAATTGATCCCAAAGAGAAAGAACAGGGATTGGAAAGACTTTGCTACAGTTTTCTTGACGAAGTGGCATCTTTGGGGATACATACAGAAGAGATTTTTTCCACACTTGAAAGAATTGTAAACGAGCGCTCATTACCTAAGAAAGGGGACAAAAAAAGATGA